One segment of Aquimarina sp. BL5 DNA contains the following:
- the pdhA gene encoding pyruvate dehydrogenase (acetyl-transferring) E1 component subunit alpha, with protein sequence MKKVTKEVYLKWYEDMLFWRKFEDKLAQVYIQQKVRGFLHLYNGQEAILAGALHAMDLTKDKMITAYRNHVQPIGMGVDPKRVMAELYGKGTGTSQGMGGSMHIFSKEHRFYGGHGIVGGQIPLGAGLAFGDKYHKRDAVTLTFMGDGATRQGSLHETFNLAMLWNLPVVFCVENNGYAMGTSVERTANHTDIWKLGLGYEMPCGPVDAMNPVKVAEAMDEAITRARTGGGPTFLELKTYRYRGHSMSDAQKYRTKEEVAEYQKIDPITQVLDIIKDKKYATDDEIATIDKRVKDKVAECQKFAEDSPFPEKNLMYDVVYEQEDYPFLPHKPQ encoded by the coding sequence ATGAAAAAAGTAACCAAGGAAGTTTACCTGAAGTGGTACGAGGATATGCTTTTCTGGAGAAAGTTTGAAGACAAACTTGCTCAAGTATATATCCAACAAAAAGTAAGAGGATTTTTACATTTATATAACGGTCAGGAGGCTATCCTAGCTGGTGCTTTGCACGCAATGGATCTTACCAAAGATAAGATGATTACTGCATATCGTAATCACGTTCAGCCTATCGGAATGGGCGTAGATCCTAAACGAGTAATGGCTGAATTGTATGGAAAAGGTACAGGTACTTCTCAAGGAATGGGAGGCTCGATGCATATTTTTTCTAAGGAACATAGGTTCTATGGAGGGCATGGTATTGTTGGAGGACAGATTCCTTTAGGTGCTGGTTTAGCTTTTGGAGATAAATATCATAAAAGGGATGCTGTAACTTTAACGTTTATGGGTGATGGGGCGACACGACAAGGATCGCTTCACGAGACTTTTAATTTAGCGATGTTATGGAACTTACCTGTAGTGTTTTGTGTAGAAAATAACGGATATGCTATGGGGACATCCGTAGAGAGAACAGCTAACCATACAGATATATGGAAACTTGGACTAGGATATGAGATGCCTTGTGGTCCCGTAGATGCTATGAATCCGGTGAAAGTTGCAGAAGCGATGGATGAAGCAATTACCAGAGCTAGAACGGGTGGAGGTCCTACTTTCCTGGAATTAAAAACATATCGTTACAGAGGACATTCTATGAGTGATGCTCAGAAGTATCGTACTAAAGAAGAAGTAGCAGAATATCAAAAGATTGATCCAATTACTCAGGTTTTGGATATAATTAAGGATAAAAAATATGCAACAGATGATGAAATCGCTACTATTGATAAAAGAGTGAAAGATAAGGTTGCAGAATGCCAGAAATTTGCAGAAGATTCTCCGTTCCCAGAGAAGAATTTGATGTATGACGTTGTATACGAACAAGAGGATTATCCATTTTTACCACACAAACCACAATAG
- the porV gene encoding type IX secretion system outer membrane channel protein PorV has translation MKKIFIISLAFVSLLNFRMNAQDERSQTAITTAVPFLLIAADARAAGLADQGVATTPDAFSQQWNPSKYAFISKQQGVGVNYTPYLSSLVNDIGLGNLTYYNRFNERSAFAASFKYFSLGEIEFRQNANDLGLIQKPNELTFDVSYVTQLSPTFSMGVTGRYLRSDLKLDQVSEAEAANGFGVDVSAYYQSEEIAYNSFNGRWRAGLTISNIGPKLKYDDAGQEDFIPTTFRLGAGFDFLLDEYNRITPSIEFAKLLVPSPQDFDGDGDIDASDNAEYQEISSFGAIFSSWGDADGGFSEELQEFTWSLGAEYMYRDVFAFRAGYFNEAEEKGARKFVSMGAGFKYTIVNIDISYLFSTSAVRSPLEGTLRFGLSFNFGEDYYDR, from the coding sequence ATGAAGAAGATCTTTATAATCAGCTTGGCGTTCGTTTCGCTTTTGAATTTTCGAATGAATGCACAAGATGAAAGAAGTCAAACGGCAATAACAACAGCCGTTCCATTTTTACTAATTGCAGCAGATGCTAGAGCTGCAGGTTTAGCTGATCAAGGGGTTGCAACAACTCCGGATGCATTTTCACAACAATGGAATCCATCTAAATATGCTTTTATATCCAAACAACAGGGAGTTGGTGTAAATTATACTCCTTATTTGAGTAGTCTAGTAAACGATATAGGATTGGGAAACCTTACGTATTACAATAGATTTAATGAGCGTAGTGCTTTTGCAGCTAGTTTTAAATACTTTAGTCTTGGGGAAATAGAGTTTAGACAGAACGCTAATGATTTAGGGTTGATCCAAAAACCAAACGAATTAACCTTTGATGTATCTTATGTGACGCAGTTGAGTCCTACTTTTTCTATGGGGGTTACTGGGCGTTACTTGAGATCTGATCTAAAATTAGATCAAGTATCCGAAGCAGAAGCGGCTAATGGTTTCGGAGTAGATGTTTCTGCATATTATCAAAGTGAAGAAATTGCCTACAACTCTTTTAATGGTAGGTGGAGAGCAGGATTAACTATATCTAATATTGGTCCTAAGCTAAAATATGATGATGCAGGGCAAGAAGATTTTATTCCTACTACTTTCAGATTAGGAGCAGGTTTTGATTTCCTTTTAGATGAGTATAACAGAATTACACCATCTATAGAGTTCGCAAAATTATTAGTACCAAGTCCTCAGGATTTTGATGGCGATGGCGATATAGATGCTTCAGATAATGCAGAGTATCAAGAAATAAGTTCATTTGGAGCAATCTTCTCATCTTGGGGTGATGCAGATGGAGGTTTTAGCGAAGAGTTACAAGAATTTACCTGGTCATTAGGTGCAGAATATATGTATCGTGATGTATTCGCTTTTAGAGCAGGTTATTTTAATGAAGCAGAGGAAAAAGGAGCGCGTAAATTTGTATCTATGGGTGCTGGTTTTAAATATACTATCGTTAACATAGATATTTCTTATTTATTCTCTACTTCTGCAGTAAGAAGTCCACTAGAAGGAACACTTCGTTTTGGTCTCTCATTTAATTTTGGAGAGGATTACTACGATAGATAG
- a CDS encoding pyruvate dehydrogenase complex dihydrolipoamide acetyltransferase, whose translation MATVINMPRLSDTMEEGVVAKWLVKKGDTISEGDILAEIETDKATMEFESFYEGVLLHIGIEEGETAPVDQLLAIIGEEGEDISGLLNGSSAPQTETPKEEKVEESTSSSAAATTIPEGVEVITMPRLSDTMEEGTVATWLKKVGDTVEEGDILAEIETDKATMEFESFYNGTLLYIGIEEGQTAKVDVLLAIIGPAGTDVSGLKDGVPAASTSAPKEAVVKEEKVEATPVSSGSESSTGGRIFASPLAKKIAEDKGIDLSQVKGTGENGRIVKKDVETFTPAAAVSTPASSKETTSAPAIQTYIPAGEESFEEVKNSQMRKAIARSLSASKFTAPHYYLTIEANMKNAMASRKIINALPDTKVSFNDMVVKACAMALTKHPQVNTQWTDTAMKYAKHIAIGVAVAVPDGLVVPVLPFTDQMSLTQIGANVRELAGKARNKKLTPQEMSGSTFTVSNLGMFGIQEFTSIINQPNSAILSVGAIVQKPVVEDGQIVVGNTMKVTLACDHRTVDGATGAQFLQTLKDYLENPVTMLA comes from the coding sequence ATGGCTACAGTAATTAATATGCCGCGATTGAGCGATACCATGGAAGAAGGAGTTGTCGCGAAGTGGCTTGTTAAGAAAGGTGATACAATTAGTGAAGGAGATATCCTTGCCGAAATTGAAACCGACAAAGCAACAATGGAATTCGAATCTTTTTATGAGGGAGTGTTGCTTCATATTGGAATTGAAGAAGGTGAAACTGCTCCAGTTGATCAGCTTTTAGCAATCATAGGTGAAGAAGGAGAAGATATTTCTGGTTTGTTGAATGGAAGTTCGGCACCACAAACAGAAACTCCTAAGGAAGAGAAAGTTGAAGAATCAACTTCAAGCTCCGCAGCAGCCACAACTATTCCTGAAGGAGTAGAAGTAATTACGATGCCTCGTCTTAGTGATACGATGGAAGAAGGTACTGTTGCGACTTGGTTGAAAAAGGTTGGCGATACTGTCGAGGAAGGTGATATTCTTGCTGAGATAGAAACAGATAAAGCTACAATGGAGTTTGAGTCCTTTTATAACGGTACGCTATTGTATATCGGCATAGAAGAAGGTCAGACAGCTAAGGTAGATGTATTACTGGCTATTATTGGTCCAGCTGGAACAGATGTTTCTGGTCTTAAAGATGGTGTACCTGCAGCTAGTACTTCAGCTCCTAAAGAAGCAGTGGTCAAAGAAGAAAAAGTAGAAGCAACTCCTGTTAGTTCTGGAAGTGAATCTTCTACTGGAGGTAGAATATTTGCTTCTCCATTAGCTAAAAAAATAGCAGAAGACAAGGGAATAGATTTATCTCAGGTAAAAGGTACAGGTGAGAATGGACGAATTGTAAAGAAAGATGTAGAGACGTTTACACCTGCTGCGGCCGTCAGTACTCCTGCATCCTCTAAAGAAACTACATCCGCTCCGGCAATTCAGACATATATTCCTGCTGGAGAAGAAAGTTTTGAAGAAGTGAAGAATTCACAAATGCGTAAAGCAATTGCTAGAAGCCTTTCAGCGTCCAAATTTACAGCACCGCATTATTATTTGACAATTGAGGCAAATATGAAAAATGCGATGGCTTCACGAAAAATAATTAATGCATTACCTGATACGAAAGTGTCATTTAACGATATGGTGGTTAAAGCCTGTGCGATGGCATTAACTAAGCACCCTCAGGTGAACACTCAGTGGACAGATACAGCAATGAAGTATGCTAAGCATATTGCAATTGGAGTGGCTGTTGCAGTTCCTGACGGTTTAGTAGTTCCTGTTTTACCTTTTACGGATCAAATGTCACTTACTCAGATAGGTGCTAATGTTAGAGAACTTGCAGGTAAGGCAAGAAATAAAAAGTTAACTCCGCAAGAAATGAGTGGAAGTACGTTTACAGTATCTAATTTAGGTATGTTTGGTATACAGGAGTTTACTTCTATTATCAATCAACCAAATTCTGCAATCTTATCCGTAGGAGCTATTGTACAAAAGCCAGTGGTTGAAGACGGACAAATTGTTGTAGGCAATACAATGAAAGTAACATTGGCTTGTGATCATCGAACGGTTGATGGAGCTACAGGTGCTCAGTTTTTACAAACTTTAAAAGATTATTTAGAAAATCCAGTAACTATGTTAGCATAG
- a CDS encoding cytidine deaminase — protein MKQIEIKSTLQVYDSLEELPEDIQDLMQQSFNIRDKAYAPYSEFLVGAALLLENEKVILGNNQENACYPSGLCAERVAIYAAGANFPGVPIVRMALSAKSLKHQLITPTPPCGACRQSIAEYELNQKKPIEIYFMGETGKVVKSCSLANLLPLIFDNSYL, from the coding sequence GTGAAACAAATAGAAATCAAATCCACTTTACAAGTATATGATTCATTAGAAGAGCTTCCAGAAGATATTCAGGATTTAATGCAGCAATCTTTTAATATTAGGGATAAAGCCTATGCTCCATATTCTGAATTTCTAGTTGGGGCTGCATTACTATTAGAGAATGAGAAAGTTATTCTTGGTAATAATCAAGAGAATGCCTGCTATCCTTCTGGTTTATGTGCAGAACGTGTAGCTATATATGCAGCGGGAGCAAATTTCCCTGGTGTTCCAATTGTTAGAATGGCACTTTCTGCAAAATCCTTAAAACATCAGTTAATAACACCTACTCCACCTTGTGGTGCTTGTAGACAATCAATAGCGGAATATGAGCTAAATCAAAAGAAGCCAATCGAAATTTATTTTATGGGAGAAACAGGAAAAGTAGTAAAATCTTGTTCTTTAGCTAATTTATTGCCTCTTATTTTTGATAATTCGTATTTATAA
- a CDS encoding NUDIX domain-containing protein: MKNRIHNLQSRTLSDKTFLLKEYTYEYTHTDVHTPETHLREVYDHGDGASVLLYNITKKTIVLTQQFRLPTFLNGSGSGMSIEVCAGSLDGDSPEVCVKKEALEETGYAISSVEKAFSVYASPAIMTEIAHLFIAEYTDEMKVEKGGGLDHEEEYIDVLELDFEKAFDMIQTGEIKDARTVMLLQFLKIKDIMVS; this comes from the coding sequence ATGAAGAATAGAATTCATAATTTACAATCGAGAACGTTATCAGATAAAACATTCTTATTAAAGGAATACACCTACGAATATACCCATACAGATGTTCATACTCCGGAAACACATCTTAGAGAAGTGTATGATCATGGTGATGGAGCTTCTGTTTTATTATATAATATAACTAAGAAAACTATTGTGCTTACGCAGCAATTCAGATTACCAACTTTTTTAAATGGTAGTGGGTCAGGAATGAGTATTGAAGTTTGTGCTGGATCGCTTGATGGTGATAGTCCGGAAGTATGTGTAAAAAAAGAAGCATTAGAAGAAACAGGATATGCAATTAGTTCTGTTGAAAAAGCATTTTCGGTGTATGCATCTCCAGCTATCATGACAGAAATAGCGCATTTATTTATTGCAGAGTATACAGATGAAATGAAGGTAGAAAAAGGAGGTGGGCTTGATCATGAAGAAGAGTATATTGATGTTTTAGAATTAGATTTTGAAAAAGCATTTGATATGATACAAACGGGTGAAATCAAAGATGCCAGGACGGTTATGTTGTTACAATTTCTAAAAATAAAAGATATAATGGTATCTTAA